In one Massilia endophytica genomic region, the following are encoded:
- a CDS encoding EAL domain-containing protein: MTETPRRPSGLSPLLANAVLLAAYLATGELGLQLALAPGYATPLFLPAGIALAVLVSWGPRLLPGVALGALLLNLVPLARGPLALPDFAHVVAACSAACGATLQAYVAMHAFNRWIRPAIGSGRDVLRFLLLAPLLSLTSSTFSLCGIALSGVLSTTEFAANWLAWWLGDSIGMLLAAPLVWVLIGQPRELWRRRRWVVGLPLALLMAVFVGIFLQVEKWESSQQMQTFNLKSQQASDLLQAKLNEHERFLYAMSRAISGHGEHMNAKDFSNVASGYLDRRDELLSMSWLRPVAREDRAALETWARANVQTNFQIKQITPDRHLLPAPERERYMTAIFIEPADRRQHWGLDLLSEPTRAAMIESAVRSGQPTASAPLRLLSSKPAPGVLVAQSVAVAPGEPPLGVLLIALQNDSYLLQVLKQIGFPHMLARLVDLDAQQDATLFDQLAGPPGEHDFKQELRFGGRRYELTLAPTEAYLAQHRGWQSWTVLTSGLLLTGLLGGLLLMISGERAEVQAQVEDATARLQEREARLQAILDNAADAILTIDAEGRLVAGNAAAGRLFGYRQDQIPGLPLQDLLPVAQGETPSQLLRSIASGESHEHEATGWRSDGAPFPLAVSVSEVVLPRENLFVAILHDLTEQHRAQERIYRLAHHDPLTGLDNRLSLNLRLDQLLAQTRRAQGTAAVMFLDLDHFKKINDTHGHQTGDLLLVAVANRLRELLREVDTIARLGGDEFIVVTSGTVTPDETSAIAIRIVEALSAPYLLQGKTVHSGASVGVAMFPMDGEDGNTLLRNADTAMYAAKSRGRNNFQFFSAAMNTATHERLMLENRLWQALEKEEFEIYLQAQIDLDTQTVIGAEALLRWHHPELGLVSPDRFIPIAEESGLILPLGDWVLQHAVHLLDRWSGMGLGHLRLAVNLSARQCHGSALLPQLDRLVADSGIDPSLLEMEITESAAMQDPERSRALLKELRTRGIKVAIDDFGTGYSSLSYLKLFEIDRIKIDRGFVKDIESDPNDAVIVAATIGLAHSLGLDVIAEGVETQAQSDFLRNKHCKEAQGYLFARPVPVHEFERMALKVPPSEEAALA, encoded by the coding sequence ATGACCGAAACGCCCCGCCGGCCATCCGGACTCAGCCCGCTTCTCGCCAACGCCGTCCTCCTGGCCGCCTACCTGGCGACGGGCGAACTGGGCTTGCAGCTGGCCCTGGCTCCCGGCTATGCCACGCCCCTCTTCCTTCCCGCCGGGATCGCCCTGGCTGTCCTGGTCAGCTGGGGTCCGCGGCTGCTGCCGGGGGTGGCCCTGGGCGCCCTGCTGCTGAACCTGGTGCCCCTGGCGCGCGGCCCGCTGGCCCTGCCCGACTTCGCCCACGTGGTGGCGGCCTGCTCGGCCGCCTGCGGCGCCACCCTTCAGGCCTACGTGGCCATGCACGCCTTCAACCGCTGGATACGGCCCGCCATCGGCTCGGGGCGCGACGTGCTGCGCTTTCTGCTGCTGGCGCCCCTGCTCTCGCTCACCAGCAGCACCTTTTCGCTGTGCGGCATCGCCCTCTCGGGCGTGTTGAGCACGACCGAGTTCGCGGCCAACTGGCTGGCCTGGTGGCTGGGCGACTCCATCGGCATGCTGCTGGCCGCGCCCCTGGTATGGGTGCTGATCGGCCAGCCGCGCGAGCTGTGGCGCCGGCGGCGCTGGGTGGTGGGCCTGCCGCTGGCCCTGCTGATGGCCGTCTTCGTCGGCATCTTCCTCCAGGTGGAGAAATGGGAGTCGTCCCAGCAGATGCAGACCTTCAACCTCAAGTCGCAGCAGGCGAGCGACCTGCTGCAGGCCAAGCTCAACGAACACGAGCGTTTCCTCTACGCCATGTCGCGCGCGATCAGCGGGCATGGCGAGCACATGAACGCCAAGGATTTCAGCAATGTCGCCAGCGGCTACCTGGACCGGCGCGACGAGCTGCTGTCGATGAGCTGGCTGCGCCCCGTCGCGCGCGAGGACAGGGCCGCCCTGGAGACTTGGGCGCGGGCCAACGTGCAGACCAACTTCCAGATCAAGCAGATCACGCCGGACCGCCACCTGCTGCCCGCGCCCGAGCGCGAGCGCTACATGACGGCCATCTTCATCGAACCGGCCGACCGCCGCCAGCACTGGGGCCTGGACCTGCTGAGCGAACCGACGCGCGCCGCGATGATCGAGAGCGCCGTGCGCAGCGGCCAGCCCACGGCGAGCGCGCCCCTGCGCCTGCTCAGCAGCAAGCCTGCGCCGGGCGTGCTGGTAGCCCAGTCCGTTGCCGTCGCGCCGGGCGAGCCGCCGCTGGGCGTGCTGCTCATCGCCCTGCAGAACGACAGCTACCTGCTGCAGGTGCTCAAGCAGATCGGCTTCCCGCACATGCTGGCGCGCCTGGTGGACCTGGACGCCCAGCAGGACGCCACCCTGTTCGACCAGCTGGCCGGCCCGCCCGGCGAACACGACTTCAAGCAGGAACTGCGCTTCGGCGGCCGCCGCTACGAGCTCACCCTCGCGCCCACGGAAGCCTACCTGGCCCAGCACCGCGGCTGGCAAAGCTGGACGGTGCTGACCTCGGGCCTGCTGCTCACCGGCCTGCTGGGCGGCCTGCTGCTCATGATCAGCGGCGAGCGCGCCGAAGTGCAGGCCCAGGTGGAAGACGCCACCGCCCGCCTGCAGGAAAGGGAGGCGCGCCTGCAGGCCATTCTCGACAATGCGGCCGACGCCATCCTCACCATAGACGCGGAAGGCCGTCTGGTCGCGGGCAACGCGGCGGCGGGCCGCCTCTTCGGCTACCGCCAGGACCAGATCCCCGGCCTGCCCCTGCAGGACCTGCTCCCCGTGGCGCAGGGCGAAACACCGTCCCAGCTGCTGCGCAGCATCGCCAGCGGCGAGAGCCACGAGCACGAAGCGACCGGCTGGCGCAGCGACGGCGCGCCCTTCCCGCTGGCCGTGTCCGTCAGCGAAGTGGTGCTGCCGCGCGAGAACCTGTTCGTTGCCATCCTGCACGACCTGACCGAGCAGCACCGCGCCCAGGAGCGCATCTACCGCCTGGCCCACCACGACCCGCTGACGGGCCTGGACAACCGCCTCTCCCTCAACCTGCGCCTGGACCAGCTGCTGGCGCAGACGCGCCGCGCCCAGGGCACGGCGGCCGTGATGTTCCTTGACCTGGACCACTTCAAGAAGATCAACGACACGCACGGCCACCAGACGGGCGACCTGCTGCTGGTGGCCGTGGCCAACCGCCTGCGCGAACTGCTGCGCGAGGTGGACACCATCGCCCGCCTGGGCGGCGACGAATTCATCGTCGTCACCAGCGGCACCGTCACGCCGGACGAGACCAGCGCCATCGCGATACGCATCGTCGAAGCCCTGAGCGCGCCCTATCTGCTGCAAGGAAAGACCGTGCACAGCGGCGCCAGCGTGGGCGTGGCGATGTTCCCCATGGACGGCGAGGACGGCAACACCCTGCTGCGCAACGCCGACACCGCCATGTACGCCGCCAAGAGCCGGGGCCGCAACAACTTCCAGTTCTTCTCCGCCGCCATGAACACGGCCACGCACGAACGCCTGATGCTGGAGAACCGCCTGTGGCAGGCGCTGGAGAAGGAGGAATTCGAAATCTACCTGCAGGCCCAGATCGACCTCGACACGCAGACCGTGATCGGCGCCGAAGCCCTGCTGCGCTGGCACCATCCCGAGCTGGGCCTGGTGAGTCCGGACCGCTTCATCCCCATTGCCGAGGAATCGGGCCTGATCCTGCCGCTGGGCGACTGGGTGCTGCAGCACGCGGTGCACCTGCTGGACCGCTGGAGCGGCATGGGCCTGGGCCACCTGCGCCTGGCCGTGAACCTCTCGGCCCGCCAGTGCCACGGCAGCGCCCTGCTGCCCCAGCTCGACCGCCTGGTGGCCGACAGCGGCATCGATCCCTCGCTGCTGGAAATGGAGATCACGGAATCGGCGGCCATGCAGGACCCCGAGCGCAGCCGCGCCCTGTTGAAGGAGTTGCGCACGCGCGGCATCAAGGTCGCCATCGACGACTTCGGCACCGGCTACTCATCGCTGAGCTACCTGAAGCTGTTCGAAATCGACCGCATCAAGATCGACCGCGGCTTCGTGAAGGACATCGAGAGCGACCCGAACGACGCGGTGATCGTCGCCGCCACCATCGGCCTCGCGCATTCGCTGGGCCTGGACGTGATTGCGGAAGGCGTGGAAACGCAGGCCCAGTCCGACTTCCTGCGCAACAAGCACTGCAAGGAAGCGCAAGGTTACCTGTTCGCCCGCCCCGTGCCCGTGCACGAGTTCGAACGCATGGCCCTCAAGGTGCCGCCCTCCGAAGAGGCGGCACTGGCTTGA
- a CDS encoding tetratricopeptide repeat protein translates to MRILLAAFLFSLASLSQAASNFTFDPAPGPHGVGLRVVEQYDYSRSYRGRYDVVTGKPVSGETARPMQTVIWYPAEKGGRRLTYGDYSALSITEERFGLSAGEIRTEAEKRLASGGDIGIEQMKTEQARPMWAVRDAKAAAGKFPVVIYAPSFSAGSAENADLCEYLASHGYVVVASPSMGAYTRSMTDNLEGIEAQAADIAFLIAYAHRLPQADMGKLAVAGFSWGGISNVFVAARDSRVKALVNLDGSVRYWPELIEQAKYVQPSRVAIPMLFLAQRPRSMEDLAKRGKPVTSFLNEMKYSDLYNVTFYPMDHFAFSSEALRFVGANRYHEYEPAEVQKAHSWMARYVLQFLDAYLQGKEEGKAFLNNTPKQNGVPAHLLSVARNMSQGAAPTLENLAFEAGKTGFQNVEEVYAAMRKRDAKFEVAEPVLNNWGYKLLSSGNKLAAISVFKLVTARYPESGNAYDSLAEAYEANGDKALAIENYRRSLQLDPSNSNAERHLKTLGAPASK, encoded by the coding sequence GTGCGTATTCTGCTTGCCGCTTTCCTGTTTTCCCTTGCCAGCCTGAGCCAGGCCGCTTCCAACTTTACCTTCGATCCCGCGCCGGGGCCGCACGGTGTGGGCCTGCGCGTGGTCGAGCAGTACGACTATTCGCGCTCCTATCGCGGGCGCTACGATGTGGTGACGGGCAAGCCGGTGAGCGGGGAAACCGCGCGGCCGATGCAAACGGTGATCTGGTATCCCGCCGAGAAAGGCGGCCGGCGCCTGACCTACGGCGACTACTCCGCTCTCAGCATCACGGAAGAACGCTTCGGGCTCAGCGCCGGGGAAATCAGGACAGAAGCCGAGAAGCGCCTGGCAAGCGGCGGCGATATCGGCATCGAGCAGATGAAGACCGAACAGGCGCGCCCAATGTGGGCAGTGCGTGATGCCAAGGCGGCGGCGGGCAAGTTCCCTGTCGTGATCTATGCGCCCAGTTTCAGTGCCGGTTCCGCCGAGAACGCCGACCTGTGCGAATACCTCGCGAGCCACGGCTACGTCGTGGTCGCCAGCCCGAGTATGGGCGCGTACACGCGCAGCATGACGGACAACCTCGAAGGCATCGAAGCCCAGGCGGCCGATATCGCCTTCCTGATCGCTTACGCGCACCGCTTGCCGCAGGCGGACATGGGCAAGCTGGCTGTCGCCGGTTTCAGTTGGGGCGGCATCTCCAATGTGTTCGTTGCGGCGCGCGACAGCCGCGTGAAGGCCTTGGTCAATCTTGATGGCTCGGTGCGCTACTGGCCGGAATTGATCGAGCAGGCCAAGTATGTGCAGCCTTCGCGTGTCGCCATTCCCATGCTGTTCCTGGCGCAGCGCCCCCGTTCGATGGAAGACCTGGCCAAGCGCGGCAAGCCCGTGACCAGCTTCCTCAACGAGATGAAGTACTCGGACCTGTACAACGTAACCTTCTATCCGATGGACCATTTCGCATTTTCGTCGGAGGCGCTGCGCTTCGTCGGGGCGAACCGCTATCACGAATACGAGCCCGCCGAAGTGCAGAAGGCGCACAGCTGGATGGCGCGCTATGTGCTTCAGTTCCTTGACGCCTATCTGCAAGGGAAGGAGGAGGGGAAGGCCTTCCTGAACAATACGCCGAAGCAGAACGGCGTGCCGGCGCACCTGCTGTCGGTGGCAAGAAACATGTCGCAAGGCGCCGCGCCTACGCTGGAGAACCTGGCCTTCGAAGCAGGCAAGACCGGCTTCCAGAACGTGGAAGAGGTATATGCCGCCATGCGCAAGCGCGATGCAAAATTCGAGGTGGCTGAGCCGGTATTGAACAACTGGGGCTACAAGCTGCTAAGCAGCGGCAACAAGCTGGCGGCCATCTCTGTCTTTAAGCTGGTGACGGCACGCTATCCGGAAAGCGGCAATGCCTACGACAGCCTGGCGGAAGCCTACGAGGCCAATGGCGACAAGGCGCTCGCCATCGAGAACTATCGCCGCTCGCTGCAGCTGGACCCTTCCAACAGCAACGCGGAGCGCCACCTGAAGACGCTCGGGGCGCCGGCGTCGAAGTGA
- a CDS encoding VOC family protein → METNEIHRGRLIDHIQLVVRDLPASQAFYSAIFEVLKVPMGGTGDGYFWADELFVSTKDSEAAQGVLTGRHHLAFQAHDRAMVDAFYKAALANGGKDNGGPGERPYHPGYYAAFVLDPDGNNIESVFHGEAQRSAPSVRITF, encoded by the coding sequence GTGGAAACCAATGAGATCCATCGCGGACGCCTGATCGACCATATCCAGCTGGTGGTGCGGGACCTGCCCGCTTCGCAGGCTTTTTACTCGGCCATTTTCGAGGTGCTGAAGGTGCCGATGGGCGGCACGGGTGACGGCTATTTCTGGGCCGATGAGCTCTTCGTTTCAACGAAGGACAGCGAAGCTGCCCAAGGCGTGCTGACCGGCCGCCACCACCTGGCCTTCCAGGCGCACGACCGGGCGATGGTGGATGCCTTCTACAAGGCGGCGCTGGCGAATGGCGGCAAGGATAACGGCGGGCCCGGCGAGCGGCCCTATCACCCCGGCTACTACGCGGCGTTCGTTCTGGACCCGGACGGCAACAATATTGAGTCCGTCTTCCATGGCGAGGCGCAGCGCAGCGCGCCTTCCGTGCGCATCACCTTTTGA
- a CDS encoding IS3 family transposase — MIETIRQGLAEDGFKVSINKLCQWFDMPRRTVYYKSVKAAPKVQPRFAEPIKAMINEEPSFGYRTVAALLGFNKNTVQRIFQLRGWQVKKRPIGFRPRVQALPSVATAPDQRWATDMCRVWAGRDGWSVLALVIDCHTRELLGWHLSRSGKAKTAEAALEQALIARYGTLGKVTAPFLLRSDNGLVFTSRSYTRLVRSYGLRQEFITPHCPEQNGMVERVIRTLKEQCVHRHRFESLQNASRVIADWIGFYNNRRPHQALGMKTPAEAFRLAA, encoded by the coding sequence GTGATCGAAACGATCCGCCAGGGACTAGCAGAAGACGGATTCAAAGTTTCGATCAATAAGCTGTGCCAGTGGTTCGACATGCCGCGCCGGACGGTGTACTACAAGTCCGTCAAGGCGGCGCCGAAGGTGCAGCCGCGCTTTGCCGAACCAATCAAGGCCATGATCAACGAGGAGCCATCGTTCGGCTATCGCACCGTGGCGGCCCTGCTGGGCTTCAACAAGAACACCGTGCAACGCATCTTCCAACTACGTGGCTGGCAAGTGAAGAAGCGGCCGATCGGCTTTCGTCCGCGTGTGCAGGCCTTGCCTTCGGTGGCGACGGCTCCGGACCAGCGCTGGGCGACCGACATGTGCCGCGTCTGGGCTGGGCGCGATGGGTGGTCAGTGCTGGCTTTGGTGATCGATTGCCATACCCGTGAACTACTGGGCTGGCATCTTTCCCGCTCCGGCAAGGCTAAAACGGCGGAGGCGGCCTTGGAACAGGCCCTTATTGCCCGCTATGGCACCCTGGGCAAAGTTACAGCGCCATTCTTGTTAAGGTCGGACAACGGCTTGGTTTTCACCAGCCGCAGCTACACCAGATTGGTGCGCAGCTATGGCCTGCGCCAGGAATTCATCACGCCTCACTGCCCCGAGCAGAATGGCATGGTGGAGCGCGTCATCAGGACGCTGAAGGAGCAGTGCGTACATCGGCACCGCTTCGAAAGTTTGCAGAACGCCAGCCGGGTCATCGCCGACTGGATTGGCTTCTACAACAACCGGCGCCCGCATCAGGCGCTGGGCATGAAAACACCCGCTGAGGCGTTTAGATTAGCGGCTTAA
- a CDS encoding transposase, which produces MQKGHHVSMVMEEEVKRWTAKRKAALVTEIIQGKTTVAEASRAFDMPPSEIEEWVDEAKRGMENALRAKPLDVREQYERQIKELQEAYGEAMLELRARKKLASLLGEEEK; this is translated from the coding sequence ATACAGAAAGGACATCACGTGAGCATGGTCATGGAAGAGGAAGTAAAACGTTGGACGGCGAAGCGCAAAGCGGCGCTGGTCACTGAAATCATTCAAGGTAAGACCACCGTGGCAGAGGCCAGCCGGGCCTTTGATATGCCGCCTTCGGAGATCGAAGAGTGGGTGGATGAAGCCAAGCGGGGCATGGAGAACGCCTTGCGGGCAAAACCGCTCGACGTCCGCGAGCAGTACGAACGCCAGATCAAAGAGCTTCAGGAAGCCTACGGTGAGGCGATGCTGGAACTGCGTGCCAGAAAAAAGCTGGCGTCCCTGCTGGGCGAGGAAGAGAAGTGA
- a CDS encoding Imm26 family immunity protein, translated as MAKKNFFPGDVYAIPLRTGGFAFGLVCVGGDFSFFDFRASTPVMPEDLLDRGIAFRVPVARDAPRTGKWTVLGNVPLHGDYAKPGRYLHKPIGSEQCFLYCAGEEVPINIREIDGLEVLSTWFSFHIEERLDDYFSGRPNKYVTAIRKQLGIAE; from the coding sequence ATGGCAAAGAAAAACTTTTTCCCAGGCGACGTGTATGCCATTCCTCTGCGCACAGGAGGCTTCGCGTTCGGTTTAGTTTGTGTTGGAGGCGATTTTTCTTTTTTCGACTTCAGGGCTTCTACGCCTGTCATGCCGGAAGATTTGCTGGACCGCGGGATCGCCTTTCGTGTGCCGGTAGCAAGAGATGCCCCTCGAACGGGTAAGTGGACTGTCCTTGGAAACGTACCGTTACATGGGGACTATGCTAAACCGGGGAGATATCTACACAAGCCTATTGGCTCCGAGCAATGCTTTCTTTACTGTGCTGGCGAGGAGGTTCCGATAAACATTCGGGAAATTGACGGGCTAGAAGTTTTATCAACATGGTTTTCATTCCATATTGAGGAGCGACTGGACGACTATTTTTCTGGCCGACCTAACAAATATGTTACGGCGATACGAAAACAACTTGGGATAGCGGAATGA